Proteins from one Planctomyces sp. SH-PL62 genomic window:
- a CDS encoding cyanophycinase, translated as MAWIRNVVRWRSLLAVLLTAFLPIGGVGAEEAPRAGSLVICGGGGLPDSVRARFVELAGGAQARIVVVPTASEDADATGPELDEFLEPWRKQGVASVKLLHTRSRTMAEEAGFVGQVDQADGVWFSGGDQSRITDAYLGTATEAAFRRLLDRGGVIGGTSAGAAVMSRVMITGGAEKATLGTGFGFLPIPVVVDQHALRRSRINRLLGVLGERPDLTAGVAIDEGTALIVDLAGKTFRVAGESYVVVCRPARSAEAPSVALQIDVFHDGQRGELGSLEAGPRDAEGDR; from the coding sequence ATGGCCTGGATTCGCAACGTCGTTCGGTGGCGGAGCCTCCTGGCCGTCTTGCTGACCGCCTTCCTACCGATCGGGGGTGTTGGCGCGGAGGAAGCTCCCAGGGCGGGCTCGCTTGTCATCTGCGGCGGCGGTGGGCTGCCTGATTCGGTCCGCGCCCGATTCGTCGAACTGGCGGGCGGGGCCCAGGCGCGGATCGTCGTCGTCCCCACCGCGAGCGAGGATGCCGACGCCACCGGCCCGGAGCTGGACGAGTTCCTGGAGCCCTGGCGGAAGCAGGGCGTGGCTTCGGTGAAGCTGCTCCACACCCGTTCGCGGACCATGGCCGAGGAAGCAGGGTTCGTGGGCCAGGTCGACCAGGCCGACGGCGTCTGGTTCAGCGGCGGCGATCAGTCCCGGATCACGGACGCCTACCTGGGAACGGCGACCGAGGCCGCGTTCCGCCGCTTGCTCGATCGCGGGGGCGTGATCGGCGGGACCTCGGCGGGGGCGGCCGTCATGTCCCGGGTGATGATCACCGGCGGGGCCGAGAAGGCGACCCTCGGGACCGGCTTCGGGTTCCTTCCCATTCCCGTCGTCGTCGACCAGCACGCGCTGCGTCGCAGCCGCATCAACCGACTCCTCGGCGTCCTGGGCGAGCGCCCCGACCTGACGGCCGGGGTGGCGATCGACGAGGGGACGGCCCTGATCGTCGATCTGGCGGGGAAGACGTTTCGGGTCGCCGGCGAGTCTTACGTCGTGGTCTGCCGCCCGGCCCGATCCGCCGAGGCCCCCTCGGTCGCGCTCCAGATCGACGTCTTCCACGACGGCCAACGGGGCGAACTCGGCTCCCTGGAGGCCGGCCCGCGCGACGCCGAGGGCGATCGCTGA
- a CDS encoding cob(I)yrinic acid a,c-diamide adenosyltransferase yields MKIYTKTGDDGLTGILGKKRLRKDDARIEAYGTVDELNAAMGLARSFKMKAGEDELAARIQDDLFTLGAALADPDPQGRFHNQITDAHIARLEKAIDAMTEELSPMRCFILPGGSVAASQLHVARTICRRAERQVVHLANLPDENVPTPLLIYLNRLSDLLFVMARTVNHLAGVADVPWESKK; encoded by the coding sequence GTGAAGATCTACACGAAAACCGGCGACGACGGCTTGACGGGCATCCTGGGCAAGAAGCGGCTCCGCAAGGACGACGCGCGGATCGAGGCCTATGGGACGGTCGACGAGCTGAACGCGGCGATGGGCCTCGCCCGCAGCTTCAAGATGAAGGCCGGAGAGGACGAGCTGGCGGCGCGAATTCAGGACGACCTGTTCACGCTCGGCGCGGCCCTGGCCGACCCCGATCCCCAGGGCCGGTTCCACAACCAGATCACCGACGCCCACATCGCCAGGCTGGAGAAGGCCATCGACGCGATGACCGAGGAGCTGTCGCCCATGCGATGCTTCATCCTCCCCGGCGGCTCGGTCGCGGCCTCCCAGCTCCACGTCGCCCGCACCATCTGCCGCCGCGCCGAGCGGCAGGTCGTCCACCTGGCGAACCTCCCCGACGAGAACGTCCCCACGCCCCTCCTGATCTATCTCAACCGCCTGAGCGATCTGCTCTTCGTCATGGCCCGGACGGTCAACCACCTTGCGGGCGTCGCCGACGTCCCCTGGGAGTCGAAGAAATGA
- a CDS encoding vWA domain-containing protein has translation MRAASRVLVALLGSSLLLGANRVQAQQTPPSEPTKSRKSEARPAPRKSSRRQPEDAPRVRTPEEIEARQRSPFLQAPGESRYDAEDVRDLPPWSRVSFFGIAARGTFFVYVIDQSGSMIDDDRLTRASIELRRSVAALQSPQRFEVVFYNDEATTMPGGPIPRSADRRNKEQLASWLRMIDPDGGTSPRKAVMQALALRPDAVFLLSDGDFPDGTADEIARANGRKIPIHCIDMAGGLGGDDLPKIARESGGRYASRPGSLQDAAPGR, from the coding sequence ATGCGAGCGGCAAGTCGAGTCCTCGTCGCCCTGCTCGGCTCATCCCTCCTCCTCGGGGCGAACCGCGTTCAGGCCCAGCAAACCCCGCCGTCCGAGCCGACGAAATCCAGGAAGTCCGAGGCCAGGCCCGCACCGCGCAAGTCTAGCCGCCGCCAGCCCGAGGACGCCCCGAGGGTCAGGACGCCCGAGGAGATCGAGGCCCGCCAGCGGAGCCCGTTCCTTCAGGCCCCCGGCGAATCGCGGTATGACGCCGAAGACGTCCGCGACCTTCCGCCCTGGAGTCGCGTCAGCTTCTTCGGGATCGCGGCGCGGGGGACCTTCTTCGTTTACGTGATCGACCAGTCCGGCAGCATGATCGACGACGATCGGCTCACGCGGGCGTCCATCGAACTACGTCGCAGCGTCGCCGCGCTGCAGAGCCCGCAGCGGTTCGAGGTCGTCTTCTACAACGACGAGGCGACGACCATGCCGGGCGGCCCGATCCCCCGATCCGCCGATCGTCGCAACAAGGAGCAGCTCGCCTCCTGGCTGCGGATGATCGACCCCGATGGCGGCACCAGCCCTCGAAAGGCCGTGATGCAGGCCCTCGCCCTGCGACCCGACGCCGTCTTCCTCCTCTCCGACGGCGACTTCCCCGACGGGACCGCCGACGAGATCGCCCGGGCCAACGGCCGCAAGATCCCGATCCACTGCATCGACATGGCCGGTGGGCTCGGCGGCGACGACCTCCCGAAGATCGCCCGCGAAAGCGGCGGCCGATACGCCTCACGCCCCGGAAGCCTGCAAGACGCGGCCCCGGGGCGCTGA
- a CDS encoding MBL fold metallo-hydrolase → MFFHQRFVPGLAIYSYMVGDEKTKQCAVIDPTRDVDDFLEIAKREGLRITHVLETHVHADFVSGSVELKARLGDEVQVVVSGMGGAEWTPPYADRVVSDGDEIALGSLRLKAVHTPGHTYEHVSWMLFDDARSREVPWLIFTGDFLFVGDVGRPDLLGEEARKQLAHQLYESVFGVLPGLDDFTEIFPGHGAGSLCGKAIGSRGSSSMGYERRFSDALQPSDEPAWVASLLKGMPIAPPYFRRMKKVNAEGPKVLGPELPGRRRFTAKEVHERICEHCLVLDVRTKEAFAAAHIPGSVNIPLGRNLPTWAGWVLPYDRPILIVTDDPGEVPEVVKHLLRVGFDDVQGYLEGGLADWESHGFELGRLATASVHDLAAQLEGGSERPFVLDVRTDSEWDAGRIEGAHHIHGGTLEERYAEVPRDRRVAVVCGTGYRASIASSFLKREGYEDVTNILGGMSAWKAAGLPTTKA, encoded by the coding sequence TGGCGATCTACAGCTACATGGTCGGCGACGAGAAGACCAAGCAGTGCGCCGTCATTGACCCGACCCGGGACGTCGACGATTTCCTGGAGATCGCCAAGCGGGAGGGGCTGAGGATCACCCACGTCCTGGAGACGCACGTCCACGCCGATTTCGTCAGCGGCTCCGTCGAGCTGAAGGCCCGGCTGGGGGACGAGGTGCAGGTCGTGGTCTCCGGCATGGGGGGCGCGGAATGGACCCCGCCGTACGCCGATCGGGTCGTGAGCGACGGCGACGAGATCGCCCTGGGCTCGCTGCGGCTCAAGGCGGTTCACACGCCGGGGCATACCTATGAGCACGTTTCCTGGATGCTCTTCGACGACGCCCGCAGCCGGGAGGTCCCCTGGCTGATCTTCACCGGGGATTTCCTCTTCGTCGGCGACGTGGGCCGTCCCGATCTGCTGGGCGAGGAGGCCCGCAAGCAGCTGGCCCATCAACTCTACGAGAGCGTCTTCGGCGTCCTGCCGGGGCTCGACGACTTCACCGAGATCTTCCCCGGCCACGGAGCCGGGTCGCTCTGCGGCAAGGCCATCGGCTCGCGCGGGAGTTCCAGCATGGGCTACGAGCGACGGTTCAGCGACGCGCTCCAGCCGAGCGACGAGCCCGCGTGGGTCGCGTCGCTCCTCAAGGGGATGCCGATCGCGCCGCCGTACTTCCGCCGCATGAAGAAGGTCAACGCCGAGGGCCCCAAGGTCCTCGGCCCCGAACTCCCCGGCCGCAGGCGATTCACGGCGAAGGAGGTCCACGAGCGGATTTGCGAGCATTGCCTGGTCCTGGACGTCCGCACCAAGGAGGCGTTCGCCGCCGCCCACATCCCCGGCTCGGTCAACATCCCGCTGGGCCGCAACCTCCCCACCTGGGCGGGCTGGGTCCTGCCGTACGACCGCCCGATCCTGATCGTGACGGACGACCCCGGCGAAGTCCCCGAGGTGGTCAAGCACCTGTTGCGCGTCGGCTTCGACGACGTGCAGGGCTACCTCGAAGGCGGGCTGGCCGACTGGGAGTCGCACGGCTTCGAGCTGGGCCGCCTGGCGACGGCCTCCGTCCACGACCTCGCCGCCCAGCTGGAGGGCGGCTCGGAACGGCCGTTCGTGCTCGACGTCCGCACCGACTCCGAGTGGGACGCCGGGCGCATCGAGGGGGCCCACCACATCCACGGCGGGACGCTGGAAGAGCGGTACGCCGAGGTCCCGCGCGATCGACGGGTGGCGGTGGTCTGCGGCACCGGCTACCGGGCGTCGATCGCGTCGTCCTTCCTCAAGCGCGAGGGCTATGAGGACGTCACCAACATCCTGGGCGGGATGTCCGCCTGGAAGGCCGCCGGATTGCCGACGACGAAGGCTTGA
- a CDS encoding SDR family NAD(P)-dependent oxidoreductase: MTSESPRSKVVLITGGRRVGSALARMLGESGWRVAMTYRSSREAIERTVADVEAAGSEGLAVAADLTDPAQAENAVDATIARFGRLDALVNMASVYKRTPFADLTPADFDAMVAANLAAPYHAALAAARRMSAQPAIDGIKGKLVFIGDWATERPYKGYLPYLAAKGGMTTLATALAVELAPFIPVATIQPAMIEPPPDLSEEDRREVLNLTPLRRFGSPDDVNRLIAYLLDGTNFVTGVCYRVDGGRFLGDG, from the coding sequence ATGACGTCCGAATCGCCGCGATCCAAGGTCGTCCTGATCACCGGCGGACGTCGCGTGGGATCGGCCCTGGCGCGGATGCTCGGCGAGTCCGGGTGGCGGGTCGCCATGACTTATCGATCCAGCCGCGAGGCGATCGAGCGGACCGTCGCCGACGTCGAGGCCGCCGGCTCCGAAGGCCTGGCCGTCGCCGCCGACCTGACCGATCCCGCACAGGCCGAGAACGCCGTGGACGCGACGATCGCCCGCTTCGGCCGCCTCGACGCCCTGGTGAACATGGCGAGCGTCTACAAGCGGACCCCGTTCGCCGACCTGACCCCGGCCGACTTCGACGCGATGGTCGCCGCCAACCTCGCCGCCCCTTACCACGCGGCGCTGGCCGCCGCACGCCGGATGTCGGCCCAGCCCGCGATCGACGGCATCAAAGGGAAGCTCGTCTTCATCGGCGATTGGGCGACCGAACGCCCCTACAAGGGCTACCTCCCCTATCTCGCCGCCAAGGGGGGGATGACCACGCTGGCGACCGCCCTGGCCGTGGAACTCGCCCCCTTCATCCCCGTCGCCACCATTCAGCCCGCCATGATCGAGCCCCCCCCGGACCTCTCCGAGGAGGACAGGCGCGAGGTCCTGAACCTGACCCCCTTGCGTCGGTTCGGATCGCCCGACGACGTGAATCGGCTGATCGCCTACCTCCTGGACGGCACCAACTTCGTCACCGGCGTCTGCTATCGGGTCGACGGCGGCCGATTCCTCGGCGACGGCTGA
- a CDS encoding Gfo/Idh/MocA family protein produces the protein MDFMPRGTVRIGVVGAGGIVRSRHVPGFRAIRGVELVGVCNRRRDSSARAARELGIPKTYGSWEDVIQDPDVDAVLIGAWPYLHCPVTLAALDAGKHVLTQARMAMNAREAQRMYDRSREAPGQVAMIAPSPYGLVGEGFIRSLIAGGFLGTLREVHVDGLTDDLADPETPLGWRQKTRYSGFNMLNLGVLYETVLRWVAPATRVLAYASKLVPERFDPDTGKRKAVGTPDSVQVLTTHEDDSVGIYRLSAVIGGGRSMSVALHGSEGSLFYDFVKEEIRGIRRGQEAPRVLAIPKERRGGWRVEADFIAAIREERPVTHTDFATGVRYMQFTEAVARSSRHQVPVTLPLREFSNPSL, from the coding sequence ATGGATTTCATGCCGCGGGGGACGGTTCGAATCGGCGTCGTCGGGGCGGGGGGGATCGTGCGGTCCCGCCACGTCCCCGGTTTCCGGGCGATCCGGGGGGTCGAGCTGGTCGGCGTGTGCAACCGCCGCCGCGATTCCTCGGCGCGGGCGGCGCGCGAGCTGGGCATCCCCAAGACGTACGGGAGCTGGGAGGACGTCATCCAGGACCCGGACGTCGACGCGGTCCTGATCGGGGCCTGGCCCTACCTCCACTGCCCGGTCACGCTCGCCGCGCTCGACGCCGGCAAGCACGTGCTGACCCAGGCCCGGATGGCGATGAACGCGCGCGAGGCCCAGCGCATGTACGACCGCTCGCGAGAGGCCCCGGGGCAGGTCGCGATGATCGCCCCCAGCCCTTACGGCCTGGTCGGCGAGGGCTTCATTCGCTCGCTGATCGCCGGCGGCTTCCTCGGGACGCTGCGCGAGGTCCACGTCGACGGCCTCACCGACGACCTGGCCGACCCGGAGACCCCCCTGGGATGGCGGCAGAAGACCCGCTACTCGGGCTTCAACATGCTGAACCTGGGGGTCCTGTACGAGACGGTCCTGCGCTGGGTCGCCCCGGCGACCCGGGTCCTGGCCTACGCCTCGAAACTGGTCCCGGAGCGGTTCGACCCGGACACCGGCAAGCGCAAGGCGGTCGGCACGCCGGACAGCGTCCAGGTGCTGACGACGCACGAGGACGACTCGGTCGGGATCTACCGCCTCAGCGCGGTGATCGGGGGCGGACGGTCGATGAGCGTGGCCCTGCACGGCTCGGAGGGCTCGCTCTTTTACGATTTCGTCAAGGAGGAGATCCGCGGTATCCGCCGCGGGCAGGAGGCCCCTCGCGTCCTGGCGATCCCGAAGGAGCGTCGCGGCGGCTGGCGCGTCGAGGCCGATTTCATCGCCGCGATCCGCGAGGAGCGGCCGGTCACGCACACCGACTTCGCCACCGGGGTCCGCTATATGCAGTTCACCGAGGCCGTCGCACGCAGCTCGCGCCACCAGGTCCCGGTGACGCTGCCGCTGCGAGAGTTCTCCAACCCGAGCCTATGA
- a CDS encoding helix-turn-helix transcriptional regulator — translation MEALRLLSGVAHAAAMPALAAEHQALLDAPPASSPTLDHAGVSGDAWDAALLDSRLDGLLSDLWATGRVEPEVVAPLDERAMASGLNQLDRYLTRSWQRAGLPPQSYEDSSQAVYATLLQQFGRPQFDAMLQDVGRWGVKEVFTKETAEGVDFFRAVDMVKKRVQRERVHQPIDDVAAASALDDADAQAWRDALREAIDRSLTPREASLIQESLMGRTPAEIAHHWGLAPKTISNEKTRVLNKLREVLQPQLAD, via the coding sequence ATGGAGGCGTTGCGCCTGCTCTCGGGCGTGGCTCACGCCGCGGCGATGCCGGCGCTGGCGGCTGAACACCAGGCCCTCCTCGACGCCCCCCCCGCCTCCTCGCCGACCCTCGACCACGCCGGCGTCTCCGGCGACGCCTGGGACGCGGCCCTGCTGGACTCCCGGCTCGACGGCCTGCTGTCGGACCTCTGGGCCACCGGGAGGGTCGAGCCCGAAGTCGTCGCGCCGCTCGACGAGCGGGCGATGGCCTCCGGCCTGAACCAGCTCGACCGCTACCTGACCCGGTCCTGGCAACGCGCGGGGCTCCCCCCGCAGTCGTACGAGGACTCCTCCCAGGCCGTCTACGCGACCCTCCTCCAGCAGTTCGGCCGTCCCCAGTTCGACGCCATGCTGCAAGACGTCGGCCGCTGGGGCGTCAAGGAGGTCTTCACCAAGGAGACCGCCGAAGGGGTCGATTTCTTCCGCGCCGTGGACATGGTCAAGAAGCGCGTCCAGCGCGAGCGAGTCCACCAGCCGATCGACGACGTCGCCGCCGCCTCCGCCCTCGACGACGCCGACGCCCAGGCCTGGCGCGACGCCCTCCGCGAGGCCATCGACCGCTCGCTCACCCCACGCGAGGCCAGCCTGATCCAGGAATCCCTGATGGGCCGGACCCCCGCCGAGATCGCCCACCATTGGGGCCTCGCCCCCAAGACCATCAGCAACGAGAAGACCCGCGTGCTGAACAAGCTCCGCGAGGTCCTCCAGCCCCAACTCGCGGACTGA
- a CDS encoding TolB family protein yields MMCSTTCALALCIALTAQYGGGGQRPLSAEEVAKQESKHLANIRQVTFGFFRAGEGYFNADGTRIVFQAVPNLPETVFLEPRANQYEYQIFTAELKPGAKPKQVSTGEGACTCAFFSSDGISLIFGSTHLNPAPPKAPQSAAYGRSGSRYRWSFPEGMDIFRADLDGKNLSRLTDADGYDAEGSFSTDGKHIIFTSFRDGDGEIYIMDADGKNPRRITHAKGYDGGPFFSPDGKRIVYRSDRKENDLLQLYVNNVEGTDERALTENESVNWGPFWHPDSKHIVYSTSRHGHANYEIYLMNVDTKAEERLTYHDGFDGLPVFSPDGTKLMWTSNGRGTDRNSQLFLADFTLDPAPQPQPAGSP; encoded by the coding sequence ATGATGTGCAGCACGACGTGCGCCCTGGCCTTATGCATCGCCCTGACCGCCCAGTACGGCGGGGGCGGCCAACGGCCCCTCTCGGCCGAGGAGGTCGCGAAGCAGGAATCGAAGCACCTGGCGAACATCCGGCAGGTCACCTTCGGCTTCTTCCGGGCCGGCGAGGGCTACTTTAACGCCGACGGCACCCGGATCGTCTTCCAGGCGGTGCCGAACCTCCCCGAGACGGTCTTCCTGGAGCCCAGGGCCAACCAGTACGAATACCAGATTTTCACGGCGGAGCTGAAACCGGGAGCCAAACCGAAGCAGGTGAGCACGGGCGAGGGCGCGTGCACCTGCGCCTTCTTCTCGTCCGACGGCATCTCCCTGATCTTCGGCTCGACGCACCTGAATCCCGCGCCCCCGAAAGCGCCCCAGAGCGCCGCTTACGGCAGGTCCGGCAGCCGATACCGCTGGAGCTTTCCCGAGGGGATGGACATCTTCCGCGCCGACCTCGACGGCAAGAACCTGTCGCGGCTGACCGACGCCGACGGCTACGACGCCGAAGGGAGCTTCTCCACCGACGGCAAGCACATCATCTTCACCTCGTTCCGCGACGGCGACGGCGAGATCTACATCATGGACGCCGACGGCAAGAACCCTCGCCGGATCACCCACGCGAAGGGCTACGACGGCGGCCCCTTCTTCTCCCCCGACGGCAAGCGGATCGTCTATCGCAGCGACCGCAAGGAGAACGACCTGCTCCAACTCTACGTCAACAACGTCGAGGGGACCGACGAGCGGGCGCTGACCGAGAACGAGTCGGTCAACTGGGGGCCGTTCTGGCACCCGGACTCCAAGCACATCGTCTACTCGACGAGTCGGCACGGCCACGCGAACTACGAAATCTACCTGATGAACGTCGACACGAAGGCTGAGGAACGGCTCACCTATCACGACGGTTTCGACGGCCTGCCCGTGTTCAGCCCGGACGGGACGAAGCTGATGTGGACCTCGAACGGCCGCGGCACCGATCGCAACAGTCAGCTCTTCCTCGCCGATTTCACCCTCGACCCCGCGCCGCAGCCGCAGCCGGCCGGGAGCCCCTGA
- the rbsD gene encoding D-ribose pyranase, with protein sequence MKRGGILNPAICSLLAELGHTDELLIVDAAYPLPSDAHVIDLTLTPGIPRLLDVLRAVAEELVLDAIAVPVEIKDHSPRLYQEILKCVGDVDVDEIPYHEFKEQSVDVKGIIRTAEFSPYASVRVVAGSAY encoded by the coding sequence ATGAAACGAGGCGGCATTCTCAATCCCGCGATTTGCTCGCTTCTCGCCGAACTGGGCCACACGGACGAACTGCTGATCGTGGACGCCGCCTATCCGCTCCCCAGCGACGCCCACGTGATCGACCTGACGCTCACCCCGGGCATCCCCAGGCTGCTGGACGTCCTCCGGGCCGTCGCCGAGGAATTGGTCCTCGACGCGATCGCCGTCCCGGTCGAGATCAAGGACCACAGCCCGAGGCTCTACCAGGAGATCCTCAAGTGCGTCGGCGACGTCGACGTCGACGAGATCCCTTACCACGAGTTCAAGGAACAATCGGTCGACGTGAAGGGAATCATCCGCACGGCCGAGTTCAGCCCCTACGCCAGCGTCCGGGTCGTCGCCGGCAGCGCGTACTGA
- a CDS encoding DinB family protein: MTTKDLIRSAYASSDMIMGSYLKGLSRADLLIRAVPGMNHIAWQLGHLVAGERMMVEMIRPGSSPALPEGFEETYSTKNTGEDDASKFLGPDEYLSLWKAQREATLAVIDSIPDEELDREEPGKFPPFAPTVGKLLHLAGTHPILHAGQFVAVRRSLGLPIAF; encoded by the coding sequence ATGACGACCAAGGATTTGATCCGCAGCGCATACGCCTCCTCCGACATGATCATGGGGAGCTACCTCAAGGGGCTGAGCCGGGCCGACCTGCTGATCCGCGCGGTACCCGGGATGAACCACATCGCCTGGCAGCTCGGCCATCTGGTCGCCGGCGAGCGGATGATGGTCGAGATGATCCGGCCGGGTTCCTCGCCCGCGCTGCCGGAGGGCTTCGAGGAGACCTACTCGACCAAGAACACGGGCGAGGACGACGCCTCGAAATTCCTCGGCCCCGACGAGTACCTGTCGCTCTGGAAGGCCCAGCGCGAGGCGACCCTGGCCGTGATCGACTCCATCCCCGACGAAGAGCTGGACCGCGAGGAGCCCGGGAAGTTCCCGCCTTTCGCCCCCACGGTCGGCAAGTTGCTGCACCTGGCCGGCACGCACCCGATCCTGCACGCCGGCCAGTTCGTCGCCGTCCGGCGAAGCCTGGGCCTGCCGATTGCATTCTGA